One segment of Trichlorobacter ammonificans DNA contains the following:
- a CDS encoding DUF3373 domain-containing protein has product MKKKALKRGVVALAAGMVLPLAAHAAEADLQVKIDKLTKQMEELKGQVQRIEDKSLGKWLSIGGSYQFRMDSLHGKTAAYYDVTPMFFGAPAGTVVESFKPKNETLYTNKFALDLKAKATQDVTVNVKLGMYKVFGSQTDNAVNAGYFADRTSLMDGVVGHVPSDSKLNVDRAYATWSNIMDQPVWFSVGRRPSTDGAPTNLKSNTARPGNGGTPALLVNYAFDGMTLGYAPDIEMLPGFYAKVCYGRGFDSGYRTASNSLKDTDMLGVAVIPVDTDPLRVWMQWNRGFDIFDQPEALSGNMAGSRPTVNLGSIDWFGIGAMSTLKKVGPGDLNFFVDGGVSITHPNNARAMSNQSPFGLGYGTAADMMSPTGPVKKSNTGYAVFAGLRYDLPSKTKLGFEYNYGSEHWITFAPAADDMWTSKVGTRGHVFEPYVIQELNLKPISSYFAKAFFKLGYQYYDFQYTGSNNWVGAPVKISSITAATPLVGMMGQPVKEAHDVYGTFEVHF; this is encoded by the coding sequence ATGAAGAAGAAGGCATTGAAACGGGGAGTCGTGGCGCTTGCCGCCGGGATGGTGCTGCCGCTGGCCGCTCACGCTGCTGAAGCGGACCTGCAGGTCAAGATCGACAAGCTGACCAAGCAGATGGAAGAGCTGAAAGGTCAGGTGCAGCGGATCGAGGACAAGTCCCTGGGCAAGTGGCTGAGCATCGGCGGCAGCTATCAGTTCAGGATGGACAGCCTGCACGGCAAGACAGCCGCGTATTATGATGTAACCCCAATGTTCTTCGGTGCTCCCGCAGGGACGGTTGTCGAGTCGTTCAAGCCGAAGAATGAAACGCTCTACACCAATAAGTTTGCCCTTGATCTGAAGGCCAAGGCTACCCAGGACGTGACGGTCAATGTCAAGCTCGGCATGTACAAGGTGTTCGGCTCCCAGACTGACAATGCCGTCAATGCAGGGTATTTTGCTGACCGCACCTCCTTGATGGATGGCGTCGTCGGACATGTGCCTTCGGATAGCAAACTGAATGTCGACCGGGCCTATGCCACCTGGAGCAATATTATGGACCAGCCGGTCTGGTTCTCGGTTGGCCGGCGTCCCTCTACAGACGGGGCTCCCACCAACCTGAAGAGCAACACGGCCCGTCCCGGCAACGGCGGTACGCCGGCGCTGCTGGTCAACTACGCCTTTGACGGCATGACCCTGGGGTATGCGCCGGACATTGAAATGCTGCCCGGCTTTTACGCCAAGGTCTGTTATGGCCGCGGCTTTGACTCCGGCTACAGAACAGCATCGAACAGTCTGAAGGACACCGATATGCTGGGTGTTGCCGTCATTCCGGTGGATACCGATCCGTTGCGGGTCTGGATGCAGTGGAACCGTGGTTTCGACATTTTTGACCAGCCTGAAGCCTTGAGCGGTAACATGGCCGGTTCCCGTCCGACGGTAAACCTCGGCTCCATTGACTGGTTCGGCATTGGCGCCATGTCAACCCTGAAAAAGGTCGGCCCCGGCGACCTGAACTTCTTTGTGGATGGCGGCGTCAGCATAACCCACCCCAACAATGCGCGGGCAATGTCCAATCAGTCCCCCTTCGGCCTGGGATACGGCACCGCTGCCGACATGATGAGTCCGACCGGCCCGGTTAAGAAATCCAATACCGGCTATGCCGTGTTCGCCGGTCTGCGTTACGACCTGCCCAGCAAAACCAAGCTTGGCTTTGAGTACAACTACGGTTCCGAGCACTGGATTACCTTTGCGCCCGCTGCCGACGACATGTGGACCAGCAAGGTGGGAACCCGTGGTCATGTGTTTGAGCCCTACGTCATCCAGGAGCTGAACCTGAAGCCGATCTCCTCCTATTTTGCCAAGGCGTTCTTCAAGCTGGGCTACCAGTACTATGACTTCCAGTACACCGGCAGCAACAACTGGGTTGGGGCACCGGTCAAGATTTCCAGCATAACAGCCGCTACTCCGCTGGTCGGCATGATGGGACAGCCGGTGAAAGAGGCACATGATGTCTACGGCACCTTTGAGGTCCATTTCTAA
- a CDS encoding rhodanese-like domain-containing protein translates to MRPMHSVRLVLASCVAAVLAASAAFAAPAPAKPSIAKVCTNCHKAEPNAIRGYFDNVAFKAKTLQVKIDDATELVRFDEDEIKVVSGDGKTGDGELLRKVKKGHEVKVEYTEKDGVKTAVRFLEKPPVKLSQDMIISTPEVEKLVAQGPEKGNYFLFDSRPLPRFQEGSIPTAENLPFPAFDKMVGKLPADKNALIIFYCAGPTCNMSPGSADKAKKLGYTNIKVYVDGMPAWLERNPGVLSVQFLKEAWIGKDIPHVLLDTRPEKEAVKGFIKGAVAFPAKQTAKLVKGLTVKKNAPIMVYDQTNGKDAATVAAALVKAGFKRVLVLAGGFDAWKAAYFEVATGKLAAKASYVPKPRPGEIALDEFKKLAAAMPADVQIIDVRNADEVKSGMIKGAKQIAAEEIKERVAEIPKDKKLITHCATGVRAEMAYHTLKELGFKDVSFLNANIEFQKNGSYTITKE, encoded by the coding sequence ATGCGTCCGATGCACTCAGTCCGTCTGGTACTGGCAAGTTGCGTGGCCGCGGTTTTGGCGGCTTCCGCGGCGTTTGCGGCACCGGCCCCCGCCAAGCCGTCCATCGCCAAGGTCTGTACCAACTGTCACAAGGCGGAACCCAATGCCATTCGTGGCTATTTCGACAACGTTGCCTTCAAGGCAAAAACACTGCAGGTCAAGATTGACGATGCCACCGAACTGGTGCGTTTCGACGAGGACGAGATCAAGGTGGTGAGCGGCGACGGTAAGACCGGCGACGGTGAACTGCTGCGCAAGGTCAAGAAAGGCCACGAGGTCAAGGTCGAGTACACCGAGAAGGATGGTGTGAAAACCGCGGTCCGTTTTCTGGAGAAGCCGCCGGTCAAGCTTTCCCAGGATATGATCATCTCAACTCCCGAGGTTGAGAAGCTGGTGGCCCAGGGGCCGGAAAAGGGTAACTACTTCCTGTTCGACTCCCGGCCGCTGCCGCGCTTCCAGGAGGGATCAATCCCGACTGCGGAAAACCTGCCGTTCCCGGCATTCGACAAGATGGTCGGCAAGCTGCCGGCTGACAAAAACGCCCTGATCATCTTCTACTGCGCCGGCCCCACCTGCAACATGAGCCCCGGTTCGGCCGACAAGGCGAAGAAGCTCGGCTACACCAACATCAAGGTTTATGTGGACGGCATGCCGGCCTGGCTTGAGCGCAATCCCGGCGTTTTGTCCGTGCAATTCCTGAAGGAGGCCTGGATCGGCAAGGATATCCCCCATGTACTGCTTGATACCCGTCCGGAAAAAGAGGCGGTCAAGGGCTTCATCAAGGGAGCGGTTGCCTTCCCGGCCAAACAGACCGCCAAGCTGGTCAAGGGGCTGACCGTCAAGAAAAACGCGCCGATCATGGTGTATGACCAGACGAACGGCAAGGATGCCGCCACGGTTGCCGCCGCCCTGGTCAAGGCCGGCTTCAAGCGCGTGCTGGTGCTGGCCGGCGGATTCGATGCCTGGAAGGCTGCTTACTTTGAAGTTGCCACCGGCAAGCTTGCCGCCAAGGCCAGCTATGTGCCCAAGCCCCGCCCCGGTGAGATCGCTCTTGACGAATTCAAGAAGCTTGCCGCTGCCATGCCCGCCGATGTCCAGATCATCGACGTCCGCAATGCCGACGAAGTCAAGTCGGGCATGATCAAGGGAGCCAAGCAGATCGCAGCCGAAGAGATCAAGGAACGTGTTGCGGAAATTCCGAAAGACAAGAAGCTGATTACCCACTGCGCCACCGGCGTTCGTGCCGAAATGGCCTACCATACCCTGAAGGAGCTGGGGTTCAAGGATGTTTCCTTCCTGAACGCCAATATCGAATTCCAGAAAAACGGCAGTTACACGATTACCAAGGAGTAG
- a CDS encoding molybdopterin-containing oxidoreductase family protein gives MNFSRRTFLKSAGAATAGIAAVTSMPKKMLSWAEDTAQKDMKQVPTFCELCFWNCGLVAKVENGKVVKVDGNPLSLRGRGRLCGRGNAALGALYDPDRLKYPMINTGKRGEPVWKRATWDEALTLIAGKMKGIKEKYGAESMALIYHGTGASFWKHLLHAYGSTLSAAPSFAQCRGPRDVGFYLTYGSDVGSPEYYDFSKSKYIVLFGSHLGENAHNSQVQDIVSGLADGAKMTVVDPRLSNIASKADHWLPIKPATDLALILAWIRLLIEEGLYDKEYVAKYATGFDGLRAAVQQYTPEWAETETTIPKEMIVKVAREMAKQAPHVCVGAGRYAAWYGDDVQRSRGIAILNALLGSWGRKGGYFFPTGAKVPEYPGLPAYPEHEEVAKLDGAYPYAALQTTTSIRQASSSGKPRPVKAWFVYGSNLMKTMPEKQETIKAIQSLDLLVTIDTMPMDIINYSDVVLPECTYLERHDNINVGKFNGEAEIAIRQPAVEPLWESKPSWWMVKELGSKLGLAEYFPWKNGEEYIAKRCEAGGIDYAQLKRDGVIIKKGGAPYITADSQPEFGTPSGKIELYSEQLAEKGFDPVPKYTKHPQPAAGQFRLLFGRSPLHTFSRTTNNFMLTDLQKENHLWLNARKGKELGVKDGDYVFLENQDGVRSPGRIKVKLTQRLRDDVVYMYHGFGVHAKAMTRADNRGIADDDLITKSAVDPIMGGTSMRGNFVKIVKGA, from the coding sequence ATGAACTTTTCACGCAGGACATTCCTGAAATCGGCCGGGGCGGCCACAGCCGGTATTGCCGCTGTCACCTCGATGCCGAAGAAAATGCTTTCCTGGGCCGAGGACACGGCTCAGAAGGATATGAAGCAGGTTCCCACCTTCTGTGAGCTCTGTTTCTGGAACTGTGGCCTGGTGGCCAAGGTGGAGAACGGCAAGGTGGTCAAGGTCGACGGCAACCCCTTAAGCCTGCGGGGCCGGGGCCGGTTGTGCGGCCGTGGTAACGCTGCCCTGGGGGCGCTGTACGATCCCGACCGGCTCAAGTATCCGATGATCAATACCGGCAAGCGGGGAGAACCGGTTTGGAAACGGGCCACCTGGGACGAGGCCCTGACCCTGATCGCCGGCAAGATGAAGGGAATCAAGGAGAAATACGGGGCAGAGTCCATGGCCCTGATCTATCACGGCACCGGAGCCTCCTTCTGGAAGCACCTGCTGCATGCCTACGGCAGCACCCTGTCGGCGGCACCCTCCTTTGCCCAGTGCCGGGGACCCCGGGATGTCGGCTTCTACCTTACCTATGGCTCCGATGTAGGGTCTCCCGAGTACTACGATTTCAGCAAGAGCAAGTACATCGTGCTGTTCGGCTCCCATTTGGGGGAAAACGCCCACAACAGCCAGGTGCAGGATATCGTGAGCGGTCTGGCCGACGGCGCCAAAATGACCGTGGTCGATCCGCGTCTCTCCAACATCGCCTCCAAGGCGGACCACTGGCTGCCGATCAAACCGGCCACCGACCTGGCGCTGATCCTTGCCTGGATTCGCCTCCTTATCGAGGAGGGGCTCTACGACAAGGAGTACGTGGCGAAATATGCCACCGGCTTTGATGGGCTTCGTGCCGCGGTGCAGCAGTACACGCCGGAGTGGGCCGAGACCGAGACCACCATTCCCAAGGAGATGATCGTCAAGGTTGCCCGCGAGATGGCAAAACAGGCGCCCCATGTCTGTGTCGGGGCTGGGCGCTATGCCGCCTGGTACGGTGACGATGTTCAACGCAGCCGCGGTATCGCCATCCTGAACGCGCTGCTCGGAAGCTGGGGCAGGAAAGGGGGCTACTTCTTCCCTACCGGCGCCAAGGTGCCCGAGTATCCGGGACTGCCGGCCTACCCGGAGCATGAGGAGGTGGCCAAGCTGGATGGGGCGTACCCCTATGCCGCCCTGCAGACCACCACCTCCATCCGGCAGGCCTCCAGCAGCGGCAAGCCCCGTCCGGTAAAGGCGTGGTTCGTCTACGGCTCCAACCTGATGAAGACCATGCCGGAAAAGCAGGAAACCATCAAGGCGATCCAGAGTCTCGACCTGCTGGTGACCATCGACACCATGCCGATGGATATCATCAACTATTCCGACGTCGTGCTGCCCGAGTGCACCTACCTGGAGCGGCACGACAACATCAACGTGGGCAAGTTCAACGGGGAAGCCGAGATTGCGATCCGTCAGCCGGCGGTGGAGCCGCTCTGGGAAAGCAAGCCGTCCTGGTGGATGGTGAAGGAGCTGGGCAGCAAACTGGGACTGGCCGAGTACTTCCCCTGGAAGAATGGTGAAGAGTACATCGCCAAGCGGTGTGAGGCGGGCGGTATCGATTATGCCCAGTTGAAGCGTGACGGTGTCATCATCAAGAAAGGCGGGGCTCCCTACATCACCGCCGACAGCCAGCCGGAGTTCGGTACGCCCAGCGGCAAGATCGAGCTGTACTCCGAGCAGCTTGCCGAAAAGGGGTTCGATCCGGTGCCCAAGTACACCAAGCATCCCCAGCCGGCAGCCGGCCAGTTCCGGCTGCTCTTCGGCCGGTCGCCGCTGCATACCTTCTCCCGCACCACCAACAACTTCATGCTGACCGACCTGCAGAAGGAAAACCATCTCTGGCTGAACGCCCGGAAGGGGAAAGAGCTGGGCGTAAAGGATGGCGACTACGTGTTCCTGGAAAATCAGGATGGCGTCCGCTCGCCGGGCAGGATCAAGGTCAAGCTGACCCAGCGGCTGCGCGACGATGTGGTGTACATGTACCACGGTTTCGGCGTGCATGCCAAAGCCATGACCCGTGCCGACAACCGGGGGATCGCCGATGACGACCTGATCACCAAGAGCGCCGTTGACCCGATTATGGGCGGTACGTCCATGCGCGGTAATTTTGTCAAGATTGTGAAGGGGGCCTGA